The following coding sequences lie in one Hydrogenophaga sp. PBL-H3 genomic window:
- a CDS encoding monovalent cation:proton antiporter family protein, with translation MTSLDIALLYLLASVLGVVVCRLLRLPPMLGYLVVGVLIGPNALALAQDSSGIRYLAEFGVVFLMFVIGLEFSLPKLRAMKRLVFGLGLSQVVLTVLITTAASMALTLLLPTWWNISWQTALTLGGVMAMSSTAIVIKLVAERLELESEHGKRVLGILLFQDLAVVPLLVIIPALAAEPEDLLIAVGWASLKAVLLLGLLLTGGQKVMRWWLTLVARRKSDELFMLNLLLITLGLAWLTEHAGLSLALGAFVAGMLISETEFKHQVETDIRPFHDVLLGLFFITIGMMLDWRMVLGSWPLVLLLLTLSVVFKLALITGLTRAFGAPMGVALRTGLYLAQAGEFGLVLLTLAGNNNLIPPNLFNPVLASMVLSMLATPFVIMYANTIVTRLVGSDWLMQSVQMTSIARKAINADKHVIICGYGRCGQNLARLLEAERIPYMALDLDPDRVRQAAAAGHSVVFGDAARLQALMAAGLHRASAVVITYLDTASALKVLRHTHEQAVNVPVVVRTVDDMDLEKLRAAGATEVVPEAIEASLMLASHALALVGVPMRRVIRVVQDQRDARYNLLKGYFHGADDDGADEIDHERLNTVTLPAAGRTVGKTLESLALHAVGVRVVSLRHASGMPATLTDDTVLQGGDTLVLSGKAPALALAEDKLLSG, from the coding sequence ATGACCTCGCTCGACATTGCCCTGCTGTACTTGCTGGCATCCGTATTGGGCGTGGTCGTGTGCCGGCTGCTGCGGCTGCCGCCGATGTTGGGCTACCTGGTGGTGGGCGTGCTGATCGGGCCCAATGCGCTCGCACTGGCGCAGGACTCCAGCGGCATCCGCTATCTGGCGGAATTCGGCGTGGTGTTCCTCATGTTCGTGATCGGACTTGAGTTCAGCCTGCCCAAGCTGCGCGCGATGAAGCGGCTGGTGTTCGGCCTCGGTCTGTCGCAGGTGGTGCTCACGGTGCTGATCACCACCGCAGCCTCGATGGCTCTCACCCTGCTTCTGCCCACCTGGTGGAACATCAGTTGGCAGACCGCGCTGACGCTGGGCGGCGTGATGGCCATGAGCAGCACGGCCATCGTGATCAAGCTGGTGGCCGAACGGCTGGAGCTGGAGTCCGAACACGGCAAGCGGGTGCTGGGCATCCTGCTGTTCCAGGATCTGGCCGTTGTGCCTTTGCTGGTGATCATCCCCGCGCTCGCAGCCGAGCCGGAAGACTTGCTGATTGCAGTGGGGTGGGCCAGCCTGAAGGCCGTGTTGCTGCTGGGCCTGCTGCTCACGGGCGGGCAGAAGGTGATGCGCTGGTGGCTCACGCTGGTGGCACGGCGCAAGAGCGACGAGTTGTTCATGCTCAACCTGCTGCTCATCACGCTGGGCCTTGCCTGGCTGACCGAACACGCCGGCCTGTCGCTGGCGCTGGGGGCGTTCGTGGCCGGCATGCTCATCTCGGAGACCGAGTTCAAGCACCAGGTGGAGACCGACATCCGCCCGTTCCACGACGTGTTGCTGGGGCTGTTCTTCATCACCATCGGCATGATGCTGGACTGGCGCATGGTGCTCGGCAGCTGGCCGCTGGTGCTCCTGCTTCTCACGCTCTCGGTGGTGTTCAAGCTGGCGCTCATCACCGGTCTCACGCGTGCGTTCGGCGCGCCCATGGGCGTGGCACTGCGCACCGGCCTGTACCTCGCGCAGGCCGGTGAATTCGGCCTGGTGCTGCTCACGCTGGCTGGCAACAACAACCTGATACCGCCCAACCTGTTCAACCCTGTGCTGGCGTCCATGGTGCTGTCGATGCTGGCCACGCCGTTCGTGATCATGTATGCCAACACCATCGTGACAAGGCTGGTGGGCAGCGACTGGTTGATGCAATCGGTGCAGATGACCAGCATCGCGCGCAAAGCGATCAACGCCGACAAGCACGTGATCATTTGTGGCTACGGACGCTGCGGGCAGAACCTGGCCCGCCTGCTCGAGGCCGAACGCATTCCCTACATGGCTCTCGACCTCGACCCCGACCGCGTGCGCCAGGCCGCGGCCGCTGGCCATTCGGTGGTGTTTGGCGACGCTGCGCGCCTGCAGGCGCTCATGGCCGCAGGCTTGCACCGCGCCAGCGCCGTGGTCATCACGTATCTGGACACGGCCAGCGCACTCAAGGTCTTGCGCCACACCCACGAACAGGCGGTGAACGTGCCGGTGGTGGTGCGCACGGTGGACGACATGGACCTGGAGAAACTGCGCGCGGCCGGTGCCACCGAGGTGGTGCCCGAGGCAATCGAAGCCAGCCTCATGCTGGCCAGCCACGCCCTGGCTCTGGTGGGTGTGCCCATGCGCCGCGTGATCCGTGTGGTGCAAGACCAGCGCGATGCGCGTTACAACCTGCTCAAAGGCTACTTCCATGGCGCAGACGACGATGGCGCCGATGAAATCGACCACGAGCGGCTCAACACCGTGACGCTGCCCGCTGCCGGGCGCACGGTGGGCAAAACGCTGGAGAGTCTGGCCCTGCACGCGGTGGGGGTGCGGGTGGTGAGCCTTCGCCATGCCAGCGGCATGCCGGCCACGCTGACCGACGACACCGTGCTGCAAGGCGGTGACACGCTGGTGCTCAGCGGCAAAGCACCCGCCCTGGCGCTGGCCGAGGACAAGCTGCTGTCCGGCTGA
- a CDS encoding MBL fold metallo-hydrolase encodes MIDRRLFLGAGVAGASALTFSSVFSQNTPNVGAPVLPVPGFRKMKLGAMEIIAINDGALRRPLGEEFVRNAPLEQVKAMLASQNLSTDYVDIPFTPYLIVSGNTKYLIDTGFADNGPPTTGRLAANMAAAGYKPEDIDHVILSHFHGDHINGLIKKDGSLVFPKAKVHVPNPEMAFWMDEAKMAEAPPAAQGGFQNARRVLGKIPADRLVRFEPGAELAPGIQSSAAFGHTPGMAVFTVRSEGKSFMYTADVTNVPSLFARSPDWAVSFDMDAEMARQTRRRIFDTLVKDKMAVGGFHFPFPALGTLEASGNGYQFKPMA; translated from the coding sequence ATGATCGATCGCCGTTTGTTCCTGGGTGCTGGCGTGGCTGGCGCTTCCGCACTGACCTTCTCGTCCGTGTTCTCGCAAAACACCCCCAACGTCGGCGCACCGGTCCTGCCTGTGCCGGGCTTTCGCAAGATGAAGCTGGGCGCGATGGAGATCATCGCGATCAACGACGGCGCGCTGCGTCGCCCGCTGGGTGAAGAGTTTGTGCGCAACGCGCCGCTGGAGCAGGTCAAGGCCATGCTCGCGTCGCAGAACCTCTCGACCGATTACGTGGACATCCCCTTCACGCCTTACCTCATCGTCAGCGGCAACACCAAGTACCTGATCGACACCGGCTTCGCCGACAACGGTCCGCCCACCACCGGACGCCTGGCAGCCAACATGGCGGCCGCTGGCTACAAGCCCGAAGACATCGATCACGTCATCCTCAGCCACTTCCACGGCGACCACATCAACGGCCTGATCAAGAAAGACGGCTCGCTGGTCTTCCCCAAGGCGAAGGTGCACGTGCCCAATCCGGAGATGGCCTTCTGGATGGACGAGGCCAAGATGGCCGAAGCGCCACCCGCTGCCCAGGGTGGCTTCCAGAACGCCCGCCGCGTGCTCGGCAAGATCCCGGCGGACCGCCTGGTGCGCTTCGAGCCGGGTGCCGAGCTGGCACCGGGCATCCAGTCATCGGCTGCATTCGGCCACACGCCGGGCATGGCGGTTTTCACGGTGCGCTCTGAAGGAAAGTCGTTCATGTACACCGCCGACGTGACCAATGTGCCCTCGCTGTTCGCTCGCAGCCCCGACTGGGCTGTCTCGTTCGACATGGACGCCGAGATGGCGCGCCAGACGCGTCGCCGCATCTTCGACACGCTGGTGAAAGACAAGATGGCGGTGGGTGGCTTCCATTTCCCCTTCCCTGCCCTCGGCACGCTGGAGGCCTCCGGCAACGGATACCAGTTCAAACCCATGGCCTGA